A single window of Flagellimonas maritima DNA harbors:
- a CDS encoding sigma-70 family RNA polymerase sigma factor, translating into MAANELNPDTWIDLYADYLFNYAVARVSDAEIAKDLVQETFFAGLNSAKNYKGDAAERTWLIAILKRKVIDHYRKINSKKGKAEVRVNYNASTDSEGDWLEEQVADPFSKEGDSAMENEELGVAIQECISKLPKKQSLVFSMKTIQGMSTEDICNELGINPSNLWVMIHRARTALMGCLNQNWF; encoded by the coding sequence ATGGCAGCAAACGAACTTAATCCGGACACTTGGATCGACCTTTATGCCGACTACCTCTTCAACTATGCGGTGGCAAGAGTTAGCGATGCGGAAATCGCAAAGGACTTGGTTCAAGAAACATTTTTTGCGGGACTCAATTCAGCAAAAAATTATAAAGGGGACGCAGCCGAACGCACATGGTTGATTGCAATTTTAAAAAGAAAAGTTATTGACCATTACCGAAAAATAAATTCTAAAAAAGGAAAAGCAGAAGTTCGTGTAAATTATAATGCCAGCACAGATTCTGAAGGAGATTGGCTAGAAGAACAGGTTGCGGACCCTTTTAGCAAGGAAGGTGACAGTGCAATGGAAAACGAGGAACTTGGTGTCGCCATTCAGGAATGCATTTCCAAATTACCGAAAAAGCAATCTTTGGTTTTTAGCATGAAGACCATTCAGGGAATGAGCACCGAAGATATTTGTAATGAATTGGGAATTAATCCGTCCAACTTGTGGGTTATGATCCATAGAGCACGTACAGCACTTATGGGCTGCCTAAATCAAAATTGGTTTTAG